The sequence GCGCCACCGCCGATGATCACGACGTCATGTTGGGTGCTCATCGCTCGACGTCCGCGCTCACTGCACCGGCGGAATCTTCGCCTGCTTGACCACGCGCTCCCACTGCTTCACCTCGGCGGCCAGGTAGGCGCCGAAGTGTTCCGGCGTGCTCGCCACCGGCTCGGCGCCGGAGGCGGAGAAGCGCTCGCGCACGTCCGGTGCGGCCACCACCTTCGCGATCTCGGCGTGCATGCGCGAGACGATCTCCCTCGGCGTGCCGGCCGGGGCGAGCAGCCCGACCCAGGTGACCGCCTCGAAGCCGGGCAGCGTGTCGGCGATCGGCGGCACGTCGGGGATCAGCGTCGAGCGCTTCGCGGTGCCGATGCCCACCGCGCGCAGGCGGGCGGGGATGTAGCGGGTCGCGGTGTTGACCGTGTCGAACATGAACGAGATCTGTCCGCTCAGCACGTCCACCAGCGCCGGCGCGCTGCCCTTGTAGGGGATGTGCAGCAGGCTCGCGCCGATGCGCCCGGCCAGGAGTTCTCCGGCGAGGTGGTTGGAACTGCCGTTGCCGGCCGAGCCGTAGGTGAGCTTGCCCGGGTTGGCCTTCGCAGCAGCGATGAAGTCGGCCAGCGTCTTGATCGGGCTCGCGGCCGGCACCACCAGCAGGTAGGGCACGTCGGCGATCTTGGTCACCGCCGCGAAGTCCTTCACCGGATCGAAGTCGAGCTTGGTGTAGAGCGCGGGTGTGGTGACATGGCTGCCGGCCGGCGTGACGAAGGTGTAGCCGTCCGCCCCGGCCCTCGCGCCGATCGCGGTGCCCAGCGTGCCGCCGGCGCCGCCCCGGTTGTCGATGATGATCGGCTGGCCGAGCGCCTCGGACAGCCGCGGTGTCACCGCGCGCGTGACCACGTCCGCCACGCCGCCGGCCGCGAACGGCACGATGAAGCGGATCGGCTTGGCCGGCCAGGCCTGGGCGAAGGCGGGCAGGGCGCAGGTGGCGCCGAGGGTGGCTATGGCCAGGGCCACTGATCGGGACAGCGGTGTGCGTGAGGTGCGTGAGCTATGTGACATGGTCCGGGTTCTCCTGGAAACAACAGT comes from Rhodocyclaceae bacterium and encodes:
- a CDS encoding tripartite tricarboxylate transporter substrate binding protein, producing the protein MSHSSRTSRTPLSRSVALAIATLGATCALPAFAQAWPAKPIRFIVPFAAGGVADVVTRAVTPRLSEALGQPIIIDNRGGAGGTLGTAIGARAGADGYTFVTPAGSHVTTPALYTKLDFDPVKDFAAVTKIADVPYLLVVPAASPIKTLADFIAAAKANPGKLTYGSAGNGSSNHLAGELLAGRIGASLLHIPYKGSAPALVDVLSGQISFMFDTVNTATRYIPARLRAVGIGTAKRSTLIPDVPPIADTLPGFEAVTWVGLLAPAGTPREIVSRMHAEIAKVVAAPDVRERFSASGAEPVASTPEHFGAYLAAEVKQWERVVKQAKIPPVQ